In Corylus avellana chromosome ca2, CavTom2PMs-1.0, the following proteins share a genomic window:
- the LOC132169618 gene encoding zinc finger BED domain-containing protein RICESLEEPER 2-like: protein MDGHSSSDVGSSSVSSIPNPSSALPPKPIKSEQTSVKAWYKCHAWAFEEYLQKLSGRFDKDDKSQSKLSFEGKREGQMAVGKGSVGNLVITKYNAAKIKEVIAKMIIKDELPFRFVEGEGFRDFMNIVEPRFSIHFRYTVMKDCVKLFLSEKEKLRAMFMTTGVRVCLTTDTWTSIQNLNYMVITSHFVDSDWNLHKRIINFCLIPNHKADTIGEKILSCMREWGIRNIFTITVDNASTNDGALEFVKWRTSNKEGAILESQFMHIRCCAHILNLIVTDGLKEVDESIVRVRSAVKYVKSSPARFDKFKACIEREQLDFKGLLCLDVPTRWNSTYLMLEGAKKCGATFQLIEELDKTFKPTLTEEKNEKIGLGPPTCADWSRIKIFLKFLKVFYDGTIRISGSLYYASNMYFQEICGIQMHLQEYIDNGDYVLSPMAEKMMTKYNKYWGDLENNDRVNLMMFVAVILDPQTKLVSLKY, encoded by the exons ATGGATGGTCATTCAAGTAGTGATGTTGGTTCTAGTTCTGTGTCATCTATTCCTAACCCTAGTTCAGCTCTCCCACCAAAACCTATAAAATCTGAGCAAACATCAGTG AAAGCATGGTACAAATGCCATGCTTGGGCATTTGAGGAATACTTGCAAAAACTATCCGGTAGGTTTGATAAAGATGATAAGTCACAGTCAAAGTTAAGTTTTGAGGGTAAGAGGGAAGGCCAAATGGCAGTGGGAAAAGGATCTGTTGGTAATTTGGTGATTACTAAATACAATGCTGcgaaaataaaggaagtaaTTGCTAAGATGATAATTAAGGATGAGTTGCCATTTAGGTTTGTGGAAGGTGAAGGGTTTCGGGATTTTATGAATATAGTTGAGCCTAGGTTTTCAATTCATTTTCGTTATACTGTGATGAAAGATTGTGTTAAGCTCTTCTTGTCTGAGAAGGAAAAGTTGAGGGCAATGTTTATGACAACTGGGGTTCGGGTTTGTCTTACCACTGATACGTGGACTTCGATTCAAAACCTTAATTACATGGTAATCACCTCTCATTTTGTTGATAGTGATTGGAacttacacaaaagaattataaacttttgtttaattcctAATCACAAAGCTGATACCATTGGGGAGAAGATTTTGTCGTGTATGCGTGAGTGGGGTATTCGTAACATTTTCACTATCACAGTTGACAATGCTTCTACCAATGATGGTGCTTTGGAGTTTGTGAAATGGAGAACTAGTAATAAGGAGGGCGCCATATTAGAGAGTCAGTTTATGCATATTAGGTGTTGTGCACACATACTAAATCTTATTGTGACTGATGGTTTGAAAGAGGTTGATGAGTCCATTGTGAGGGTTAGAAGTGCGGTGAAGTATGTGAAGTCTTCACCTGCAAGATTTGACAAGTTTAAGGCTTGTATTGAAAGAGAACAACTTGATTTCAAGGGTTTGTTGTGTCTTGATGTtcccactagatggaactctacataTTTGATGTTGGAAGGTGCTAAAAAATGTGGAGCTACTTTCCAACTTATTGAAGAGCTTGATAAGACCTTTAAGCCTACATTGACCGaggaaaagaatgagaaaattgGTTTGGGACCTCCTACTTGTGCTGATTGGAGTCGTATTAAGATTTTTCTCAAGTTTCTCAAAGTTTTTTATGATGGAACAATTCGAATTTCGGGGTCTTTGTATTATGCTTCTAATATGTACTTTCAAGAAATTTGTGGCATTCAAATGCATTTACAAGAGTATATTGATAATGGTGATTATGTATTGAGTCCTATGGcggagaagatgatgacgaagTACAATAAATATTGGGGGGATCTTGAGAACAATGATAGGGTTAACTTGATGATGTTTGTTGCGGTTATACTTGATCCACAAACCAAATTGGTGTCTTTAAAATATTGA